In one Vanessa tameamea isolate UH-Manoa-2023 chromosome 10, ilVanTame1 primary haplotype, whole genome shotgun sequence genomic region, the following are encoded:
- the LOC113391688 gene encoding repetitive organellar protein codes for MNLQNESTIKSVDKFSKIQSLSQKKQHYLPPTSEDNQSIDDEIALFLKQSSDSKVNLAIENDVDFKLGVKEKPKLQENTIYTRKVRSIHSHSLDVDSNKNLIRSICVERELKTNDVLKNSTNDCVVKNIEQKNVMNNNNSAPTLNEVKRDLQSLLIMMAINSDMDDNAESDDILGQKKNLEADSSKYITQDKTSNQLESPYNFQSQDLVKFLHVSSVRKKLSYHEKYISKKYIRKWKLYVSNRKENLALKQRQETLNNFFDKLSRKKNNAINEMESAAKSKFSVRDYNTYQQRYKVQKHIIALQKNKLEEQNKVIEQLKYNKIVECSRNSVDEMREDIRKTYFEIDKHLKPKIKCLTNELKIKEFEEPALVLHCLKVPQFLQRMERRAREREEKHAMIRERRKQIEEERIKQKQQAELAKLEIDKEEKMKRIKELRDKRKKERIETIRKKQHVEKLRALIVMADLHYEKYLVIKYGIRPLRRLIAIKHDNIEKAKAHYRFQLLRNVFLNWMWYTEDMWFDRNYKADDFNRKNILREAFSGFKKNHHEYVLKKQVAEDYYDLYVTKVVFRKFVQGIDVVKREFELKWKKAVTYYNSNILFKTFTCWRTLPALNALKREQDARKLRWREKVLLVVPDYIPPED; via the exons atgaatttacaaAATGAATCCACGATAAAAAGTGTtgataaatttagtaaaatacaatCTCTATCACAAAAGAAACAACATTATTTGCCGCCTACTAGCGAAGACAACCAATCGATAGACGATGAAATAGCATTATTCTTAAAACAGTCATCGGATTCTAAAGTAAATTTAGCGATAGAAAACGACGTTGACTTTAAATTAGGAGTAAAAGAGAAACctaaattacaagaaaatacGATTTACACTCGTAAAGTAAGAAGTATTCACTCACATAGTTTGGATGTAGACagtaataaaaatctaataagaTCGATTTGTGTCGAAAGAGAGCTAAAAACAAACGATGTTTTGAAAAACTCGACAAATGATTGTGTCGTGAAGAATAtcgaacaaaaaaatgtaatgaataataataattcagcaCCAACATTAAATGAAGTTAAACGTGACCTACAATCCTTGTTGATAATGATGGCCATCAATTCAGATATGGATGATAATGCTGAGTCTGATGATATTCTAGGACAGAAAAAAAACTTAGAAGCAGATTCCAGTAAATATATCACACAGGATAAAACTTCCAATCAATTAGAGTCACCATATAATTTCCAATCACAAGATTTAGTAAAGTTTTTACATGTATCTTCCGTTAGAAAAAAATTGAGTTatcacgaaaaatatatttcaaagaaatatataaggAAATGGAAATTATACGTTTCGAATAGGAAAGAAAATTTGGCCCTAAAACAGAGACAGGAAACACTCAATAATTTTTTCGATAAACTTTCAAGGAAgaaaaataatgcaattaacGAAATGGAATCTGCTGCAAAGTCGAAGTTTAGCGTTCGAGATTATAACACCTATCAGCAAAG GTACAAGGTTCAAAAACACATAATTGcgctacaaaaaaataaattagaagagCAGAATAAAGTTATAGAACAactcaaatataacaaaattgtcGAATGTTCACGAAATTCAGTTGACGAAATGCGAGAAGACATTCGTAAAACTTACTTCGAGATTGACAAGCACTTGAAaccaaaaataaagtgtttaacgaatgaactaaaaataaaagaatttgaag AACCGGCATTGGTGCTGCATTGCTTAAAAGTACCTCAGTTCCTACAAAGGATGGAAAGAAGAGCACGAGAAAGAGAAGAGAAACACGCAATGATACGAGAGAGAAGAAAACAAATAGAAGAGGAacgtattaaacaaaaacaacag GCAGAACTAGCGAAATTAGAGATTGATAAAGAAGAGAAGATGAAGAGGATCAAAGAACTTAGAGACAAAAGGAAGAAAGAAAGAATTGAAaccataagaaaaaaacaacacGTCGAAAAGTTGAGGGCATTAATAGTAATGGCAGACTTacactatgaaaaatatttggttaTAAAATATGGAATAAGACCATTACGAAGACTGATCGCTATTAAACACGACAACATAGAAAAGGCCAAAGCTCATTACAGATTTCAGCTGCTGAGGAATGTCTTTTTAAATTGGATGTGGTATACTGAAGATATGTGGTTTGATAGGAATTATAAAGCCGATGACTTCAataggaaaaatatattgaggGAAGCTTTTAGTGGTTTTAAAAAG aACCATCATGAGTATGTATTGAAAAAACAAGTGGCTGAAGATTATTATGATTTGTACGTAACAAAAGTAGTATTTAGGAAATTCGTTCAGGGCATTGACGTTGTTAAGAgagaatttgaattaaaatggaAAAAGGCTGTAACGTACTATAACAG caatattttatttaaaacgtttactTGTTGGCGAACCTTACCGGCTCTGAACGCTTTGAAGAGAGAGCAGGATGCAAGAAAATTGAGATGGAGAGAGAAAGTGTTGTTAGTCGTCCCGGATTATATTCCTCCAGAAGATTAA
- the LOC113391705 gene encoding palmitoyltransferase ZDHHC23-A, whose product MVIKKSQRDFDKIGRQSTLEMVNTTLTIQDILPYGSTKSNHKKVDMDAVLPFIILPLLLVLSTTSKLVTIIVMIFIGMGALYVQSRPRQKNRSPFFYSWTLSSGIYMFLIFELGILRLLEITQLENFVFLLLLTSTCYFFYKMKAVADFELATGTSKGKEYSPVLTSDSYYCQICQIEVNERFFHSIWWDCCVLRPNYIYFVAGQVFAFATLLYGTNLGLTTVCQPFILYGTILMPEDCNDVYYEFDLALCFVSCIYGLGYLLITALVLLRQVLIYIPKYSEPQWRKIINVLTV is encoded by the exons ATGGTTATCAAAAAGAGTCAGAGGGATTTCGATAAAATAGGACGACAATCAACACTTGAAATGGTAAACACAACATTGACCATTCAGGATATTCTGCCATACGGTTCGACTAAATCGAACCATAAAAAAGTGGACATGGATGCTGTTTTACCCTTTATTATATTGCCACTTCTTTTGGTATTATCAACAACATCAAAACTCGTAACCATTAtagttatgatttttattggtATGGGCGCTCTGTACGTTCAATCTCGTCCGCGCCAAAAAAATAG GTCTCCATTCTTCTACTCTTGGACATTGTCATCGGGAATTTATATGTTTCTAATATTCGAACTTGGAATACTAAGATTACTTGAAATCACACAACTAGAAAATTTTGTATTCTTACTGCTTTTAACAAGTAcatgttactttttttacaaaatgaaagCTGTAGCCGACTTTGAACTTGCTACTGGAACTTCGAAAGGAAAAGAATACAG ccCAGTACTGACATCAGATTCATATTATTGTCAAATATGTCAGATAGAAGTTAATGAAAGGTTTTTTCATTCAATATG GTGGGACTGTTGTGTTCTTAGGCCAAATTACATTTACTTTGTAGCGGGCCAAGTGTTTGCATTTGCAACTCTTCTATATGGAACTAATCTGGGACTTACAACAGTATGCCAACCATTTATACTTTATGGTACAATACTAATGCCAGAAGATTGTAATgatgtatattatgaatttga CCTCGCCTTGTGTTTTGTATCCTGCATCTACGGATTGGGCTATCTTTTAATTACTGCCCTAGTATTATTAAGACAAGTATTAATTTACATTCCAAAATATAGTG aaccACAGTGGAGGAAAATCATAAATGTGCTAAcagtataa
- the LOC113391696 gene encoding L-2-hydroxyglutarate dehydrogenase, mitochondrial, with translation MLIITKSYSVLGKSYRLTPALNNYRRYSKDKQNFDIAIIGGGIVGSASARELLIRHPTLNIALIEKENRFAFHQSGNNSGVIHAGIYYKPGSLKAKLCVEGLNLSYKYLDEKGIKYTKCGKLIVATERSEVSRLLDLYERGLKNGVKDIRLLDSKEIKELEPHCNGIQALWSPHTGIVDWGEVTNSYVRDFVRSGGKTYLNFEVKKFIESESSDYPVTITDSKQNTIQAKYVLTCCGLQSDTVAVLTGCPEEPKIIPFRGEYLYLVPQKSHLTKTNIYPVPDSRFPFLGVHLTPRIDGRVIVGPNAILAFCKEGYKWGDVNMEELKQILKFSGFRKMALKYAGFGLKEMTRSVLMPLQVMQVQKYIQGITTSDVERGPAGVRAQAMGKDGTLIEDFVFDSKPGSGAIGSRVLHCRNAPSPGATSSLAIAKMIADKIKDEFKL, from the exons atGTTGATTATAACTAAATCATATTCGGTACTTGGCAAAAGTTACCGATTAACACCAGCACTAAATAATTACCGAAG ATacagtaaagataaacaaaattttgatATTGCTATTATTGGAGGAGGTATAGTGGGCTCTGCGTCTGCCAGAGAACTATTAATTAGGCATCCCACTTTGAATATTGCTCTCATTGAAAAAGAAAATCGATTCGCATTTCATCAAAGTGGTAATAATAGTGGAGTAATACATGCTGGAATCTACTATAAACCTGGCTCATTGAAAGCAAAGTTATGTGTTGAAGGTCTTAATctgtcatataaatatttagacgaAAAGGGCATTAAGTATACTAAATGTGGTAAATTGATTGTTGCTACAGAAAGATCTGAAGTTTCCCGTCTCCTAGATTTATATGAACGTGGTCTTAAGAATGGAGTGAAAGATATCCGATTATTAGATTCAAAAGAAATCAAGGAATTAGAACCACATTGTAATGGTATTCAAGCATTATGGTCACCTCATACCGGTATTGTTGATTGGGGAGAAGTAACCAATTCTTATGTTCGTGATTTTGTTCGCTCTGGTggcaaaacatatttaaattttgaagttaaaaaattTATAGAGTCTGAAAGTTCTGACTATCCCGTAACAATAACTGATTccaaacaaaatacaatacaagCAAAGTATGTACTGACATGCTGTGGTTTGCAATCTGATACTGTTGCAGTGTTAACTGGATGCCCTGAAGAACCAAAAATTATACCTTTTAGaggtgaatatttatatttagttcctCAGAAAAGTCATCTTACCAAGACTAATATATATCCCGTTCCGGACTCCAGATTTCCATTTTTAGGTGTTCATTTAACACCAAGAATAGATGGTCGAGTTATTGTAGGTCCTAATGCAATCTTAGCATTTTGTAAAGAAGGTTATAA atGGGGTGATGTGAATATGGAAGAGcttaaacaaatactaaaattttcCGGGTTCCGCAAAATGGCCCTTAAATATGCTGGTTTTGGACTGAAAGAAATGACTAGATCAGTTTTGATGCCATTACAAGTTATGCAAGTCCAGAAATATATTCAAGGCATAACAACAAGTGATGTAGAGAGAGGACCTGCTGGTGTAAGAGCTCAAGCCATGGGAAAAGATG GTACGTTAATAGAAGATTTTGTTTTTGACTCCAAGCCTGGATCTGGCGCTATAGGCAGCAGAGTTTTACACTGTCGAAATGCTCCATCACCAGGTGCAACATCTTCCTTAGCCATTGCCAAAATGATAGCTGATAAGATAAAAGATGAATTCAAactataa
- the LOC113391716 gene encoding post-GPI attachment to proteins factor 2-like yields the protein MYLPLHNASNRKYFIKIPIKKLGLCTVSLPLFAFITCVFITLYKDFEIANNTHCNVPNVFPSISASIGSYEPQRTIWRLAIYVHAPLRFFIIYLRWDYYRKTISQNCIFVVKLAVFLNIIENLSLIGLTHWTSSQYYPFHEACFKTFIGTSIFYMLFTCMMLTKYRRRATQTDLEIYSMKLKWRAFFVNVASFAFAAYFFLRHNRLCEPYVYSMFGFSEYIVVISNIMFHMTTVYDLRSQYIYFTRKGFVID from the exons ATGTATCTACCTCTGCATAATGCTTCCAacagaaaatatttcatcaaaattccCATTAAAAAATTGGGTTTGTGTACAGTTTCGCTGCCACTATTTGCGTTCATAACTTGTGTTTTTATTACACTGTACAAAGATTTTGAAATTGCAAATAATACGCATTGTAATGTGCCAAATGTGTTCCCATCCATATCAGCATCTATAGGAAGCTATGAACCACAACGCACAATATGGAGACTCGCTATATATGTTCACGCACCACTAaggtttttcataatttatttaagatgggattattatagaaaaacgATTAGccaaaattgtatatttgtagtaaaattagcagtatttttaaatattattgaaaatttatcattaatagGCTTGACTCATTGGACTTCTTCACAATATTACC CATTTCATGAAGCatgttttaaaacttttattggtACTTCAATATTTTACATGTTATTTACATGCATGATGTTAACAAAATATAGGCGGCGGGCAACACAGACAGATCTAGAAATTTactcaatgaaattaaaatggagAGCTTTTTTCGTAAATGTTGCTTCATTTGCATTTGCagcttattttttcttaagacACAATCGTCTTTGTGAACCCTATG TTTATTCAATGTTTGGATTTTCAGaatatattgttgtaataaGCAACATTATGTTCCACATGACAACAGTATATGATCTCCGATCTCAGTACATTTACTTTACTAGAAAAGGCTTTGTAATCGACTGA